In Desulfosediminicola ganghwensis, a single window of DNA contains:
- a CDS encoding two-component system sensor histidine kinase NtrB: MPGKTTLEDLIGIEHCKLGFYQELQQNVAQLSRSNMKLDEKRKENQALLDGITDMMIVLSEDLTIKRVNHVFHRWYPGVDPVEKSCHQILRGKSTRCEECPALKAFDCNEVVKDFCIYKVDGKYRHYEIIASPLKTDPASERQVLLFKRDLTREKEYQAQFYQAEKMATIGTLAAGVAHEINNPLTAISGFAEGLQRRVKKLEGVVPEEMLSDFREYTRTIIDEGLRCQDIVRNLLTFSRPKCTSLGPVDMNGCVRDTLFLLKHHFKRQQHITITTRLAESLPSICGDESQLKQVILNLLTNACDAIAEGGMVEISTVETETLGVKLVIKDTGCGISLENLDKLFEPFYTTKPVGQGVGIGLSTCYSIVRNHGGEIVVDSTPGSGSAFEVRLPGVADSGSCSEQTFCF, encoded by the coding sequence ATGCCGGGGAAAACGACCCTAGAGGACCTGATAGGGATAGAGCACTGCAAGCTGGGATTTTACCAGGAGTTGCAACAGAACGTCGCCCAGCTGAGCAGATCGAATATGAAGCTTGACGAGAAGCGCAAAGAAAACCAGGCGCTTCTGGACGGGATCACCGATATGATGATCGTCCTTTCCGAAGATCTGACCATTAAACGGGTAAACCATGTCTTTCACCGCTGGTATCCGGGAGTGGACCCGGTAGAAAAGAGCTGCCACCAGATCTTGAGAGGAAAGTCGACCCGTTGTGAGGAGTGCCCGGCCCTGAAAGCTTTCGACTGCAATGAGGTGGTCAAGGATTTCTGCATTTACAAAGTGGATGGTAAGTATCGGCATTATGAGATCATCGCCTCACCATTGAAGACCGACCCGGCCTCTGAGCGCCAGGTGTTGTTGTTCAAGCGCGATCTCACCCGTGAAAAGGAATACCAGGCGCAATTTTATCAGGCCGAGAAAATGGCCACCATTGGCACCCTGGCAGCCGGTGTGGCCCATGAAATTAATAATCCGCTGACGGCAATCAGCGGTTTTGCAGAAGGTTTGCAGCGCAGGGTGAAAAAGCTGGAAGGCGTGGTGCCCGAGGAAATGCTCAGCGATTTCAGGGAATATACCCGAACCATTATTGACGAGGGACTCCGCTGTCAGGATATCGTCAGAAACCTGCTTACTTTCAGCAGGCCCAAGTGTACCAGTCTGGGGCCGGTGGATATGAATGGCTGCGTGCGGGACACCCTGTTTTTGCTCAAACATCATTTTAAGCGACAGCAGCATATTACAATCACGACCAGGTTGGCCGAAAGTCTGCCCTCTATTTGTGGAGATGAATCGCAGTTGAAGCAGGTGATACTCAATCTGCTCACCAACGCCTGTGATGCAATCGCAGAGGGCGGTATGGTGGAAATTTCCACTGTGGAGACAGAGACCTTGGGGGTCAAACTGGTGATCAAAGATACCGGTTGCGGCATCTCCTTAGAGAATCTGGATAAGTTGTTTGAGCCGTTTTATACCACCAAGCCGGTTGGGCAGGGGGTTGGTATCGGCCTGTCTACCTGCTATTCGATTGTGAGGAACCATGGCGGGGAAATCGTGGTGGATAGTACTCCCGGTAGCGGGTCTGCATTTGAAGTACGTTTGCCCGGGGTTGCCGATAGTGGAAGTTGCTCTGAGCAGACATTTTGTTTTTAG
- a CDS encoding sulfotransferase family 2 domain-containing protein encodes MRTLLDKVVSFLGNRFPGDHSGSNTTIDLPISHDHLRELLLRDPVPLYSKEHDLALFWSAKSGCTFGVKWFLHHTDLLGRALEHSSWVHDYREQVLTISRQFQENIGCIATSSMRVVKLVRNPYARAVSSYLMAVRAGYENEPVARFLQRPVDSNNGFSFAEFVDYLATIDLRNCNIHHRLQLHPAEEAGGVMPDPVIQLEESFKQLAECEKVLGLTPADLGQFRKSGHNTAREVWPEFWGEVRLYRHLGTKILPQTANFYDEKLQIKVASLYGADFHHYGYDLNCVPGKEGVELEEHAPDQLLNTIREQLPVVGAVEIAGKPVGYWPDSWCAIRFEAQMTTFAAAGSVSLSGCLPGGVLSHNTLTVKVNDISRKAEIDDCSDFRVELPVALAKGETVQLRIESAFSKSGVEAELNSDDRQLSFYLKEIAFHAVTPGSII; translated from the coding sequence ATGCGAACGCTGTTGGATAAGGTTGTCTCTTTTCTGGGAAATCGTTTCCCCGGGGACCATTCCGGTAGCAATACGACCATAGATCTCCCAATTTCCCATGATCACCTCCGTGAACTCCTGTTACGGGACCCGGTACCCCTCTATTCGAAAGAGCATGATCTGGCCCTGTTCTGGTCAGCCAAATCGGGCTGCACCTTTGGGGTAAAATGGTTTTTGCACCATACAGACCTGCTTGGCCGGGCCCTGGAGCACAGCAGCTGGGTGCACGATTATCGTGAGCAGGTTCTGACGATTTCCCGGCAGTTTCAAGAGAATATCGGTTGCATCGCTACGTCCTCCATGCGGGTGGTCAAGCTGGTGCGCAACCCCTACGCACGGGCGGTCAGTTCGTATCTGATGGCAGTACGGGCAGGATACGAGAATGAACCTGTAGCGAGGTTCCTGCAACGGCCTGTGGATAGTAACAATGGCTTTTCTTTTGCCGAATTTGTTGACTATCTGGCGACCATAGATCTCAGGAATTGCAATATTCACCATAGACTGCAGCTGCATCCGGCTGAAGAGGCGGGCGGGGTGATGCCTGACCCTGTGATTCAGCTTGAGGAGAGTTTTAAACAACTGGCAGAATGTGAAAAAGTTTTGGGATTAACTCCAGCTGATCTCGGTCAATTCAGAAAGTCAGGTCATAACACCGCCAGAGAGGTATGGCCTGAGTTCTGGGGAGAAGTGCGGCTTTATCGCCATCTCGGCACTAAAATCCTTCCCCAGACCGCAAATTTCTATGATGAAAAACTCCAGATTAAGGTTGCAAGCCTATATGGGGCAGATTTTCACCATTACGGTTATGACCTGAACTGTGTACCAGGCAAAGAGGGTGTGGAGCTTGAGGAGCATGCACCGGATCAGTTGCTCAATACGATACGTGAGCAGCTGCCCGTAGTCGGGGCGGTTGAAATTGCCGGTAAGCCGGTGGGATACTGGCCGGACAGCTGGTGCGCGATACGTTTTGAGGCACAGATGACAACTTTCGCTGCGGCAGGCTCCGTCTCTTTAAGTGGTTGTCTGCCCGGAGGAGTGCTTTCTCACAATACCTTGACCGTGAAAGTGAACGATATCAGCAGAAAAGCTGAAATTGATGACTGTTCCGACTTTCGTGTCGAACTGCCTGTTGCGCTGGCCAAAGGAGAAACGGTGCAGTTGCGAATAGAGTCGGCGTTCAGCAAAAGTGGTGTCGAGGCTGAATTGAATAGTGATGACAGGCAACTATCCTTCTATCTGAAAGAGATCGCTTTTCATGCTGTAACTCCCGGGTCAATTATTTAA
- a CDS encoding DUF4405 domain-containing protein, which yields MNMRKITSMTMLVSILLLCVNSVVLYIVPEGRVAYWADWHLIGLTKSQWGDQHITVGVLFLVASILHVFYNWSPIVAYMKNKAKEIKVFTGSFNVALILTILVAVGTYYEVPPMSTILDIGSAIKDGGAEKYGEPPYGHAELSSLKFFAKKEDLDLEKAIALLKEAGLKVEGEKETLKDIAGSNAMTPKEIYEIIKPAKVQVKIEKKAGEEAPGNAGVSAPQLPDHPKPGFGRRTLEEVCAEYQLDLQFMIDGLAKIGINAKADMTIKDISKESGKEPLEIFEAIHVIVNEQ from the coding sequence ATGAATATGCGCAAGATTACGTCCATGACCATGCTGGTTTCCATACTGCTTCTGTGTGTTAACTCTGTAGTACTTTATATCGTTCCGGAGGGAAGAGTCGCGTATTGGGCCGACTGGCACCTGATCGGTCTTACCAAGAGTCAATGGGGTGATCAGCATATCACCGTCGGTGTACTCTTTCTGGTGGCAAGTATTCTGCACGTTTTCTACAACTGGAGCCCGATTGTAGCCTACATGAAAAACAAGGCTAAAGAGATCAAGGTCTTCACCGGATCTTTTAATGTAGCGCTGATATTGACCATACTCGTTGCGGTGGGAACGTATTACGAGGTACCGCCCATGAGCACAATTCTTGATATTGGTTCTGCTATCAAGGATGGTGGCGCCGAAAAGTATGGTGAACCGCCTTATGGCCATGCAGAGCTTTCTTCTCTGAAATTCTTTGCCAAAAAAGAAGATCTGGATCTTGAGAAAGCGATCGCCCTGTTGAAGGAAGCAGGCCTGAAGGTGGAAGGAGAGAAGGAGACCCTGAAGGATATTGCCGGAAGCAACGCAATGACTCCAAAAGAGATTTATGAGATCATCAAGCCTGCAAAAGTTCAAGTGAAAATAGAGAAGAAAGCAGGTGAGGAAGCACCGGGAAATGCCGGTGTAAGCGCACCCCAACTGCCTGATCATCCAAAACCGGGCTTTGGCAGAAGAACTCTTGAGGAGGTTTGTGCCGAGTATCAACTTGATCTACAGTTTATGATCGATGGTCTAGCCAAAATAGGAATTAATGCCAAAGCGGATATGACTATCAAGGATATCAGTAAAGAAAGCGGCAAAGAACCGCTGGAGATCTTCGAAGCGATTCATGTCATCGTGAATGAACAGTAG
- a CDS encoding ATP-binding protein has translation MRGNPMWKTSLLICAILVALVTGYFAYQVHTASNQFRKNSREHSKVLAAAVELNIRNAMLSNNGLELVITDFLKNSARFISYLNVIERFDQQELSAFARESGLAGITIVSTGEGVQVSGPEGWAENVRCSQDRILSLDIEKHLYSYVYTSEDTEECVVVGFASDDVAHIRQSVSVETLLEKLSELPGIVSVQLEKSTLDSSGQEEQLAKLVQRDGQKVTETRIRINDSDLIVTQRAGHFAKRLKQMAIEFMVFVGLLLVFGVLSSWWLYHAERRRLAEAREYEKEMARQHEEAVLGRAAGTIAHEIRNPLNAINMGLQRLQLETEGLDPEHLDLLVSMRQAVARSNGIITNLQQYVRSFEVTKEQVKLLPLIRSVLDLYGAACKAQGVEVVLEADAEYTVPGDTGLLGQLFENVIKNGVEAQSHGGYCRISVSGSDTYCRVRLENGGFLLSEDDSKQLFEPYFTSKVQGTGLGLAISQKIVEAHGGSIAAEPDIDRQSLVLLIDLPRK, from the coding sequence ATGCGGGGTAATCCAATGTGGAAGACCAGCCTGCTGATCTGTGCGATTTTGGTGGCGCTGGTGACAGGCTATTTTGCGTATCAGGTTCATACTGCCTCAAACCAGTTTCGGAAAAATTCCCGCGAACACTCTAAAGTACTGGCGGCGGCGGTTGAACTGAATATCCGCAATGCGATGCTCAGCAATAACGGCCTTGAACTGGTTATTACCGATTTCCTAAAAAACAGCGCCCGCTTTATTTCCTACCTCAACGTTATCGAACGGTTTGATCAGCAAGAACTTTCCGCTTTTGCCAGGGAAAGTGGTCTTGCCGGTATAACCATTGTCTCAACTGGTGAGGGTGTTCAGGTGTCCGGGCCGGAGGGATGGGCAGAAAATGTTCGCTGCAGTCAAGATCGGATTCTTTCTTTAGACATTGAAAAACATCTCTATTCTTACGTCTATACTTCTGAAGATACAGAAGAATGTGTGGTTGTCGGTTTTGCATCAGACGATGTGGCACATATACGGCAAAGTGTTTCGGTAGAGACATTGCTCGAAAAGCTTAGTGAATTACCTGGAATAGTTTCCGTACAGCTGGAAAAGAGTACGCTTGATAGTTCAGGCCAGGAGGAACAACTGGCCAAGCTGGTACAACGCGATGGGCAGAAGGTGACAGAAACACGAATTCGCATAAATGACAGCGACCTGATTGTTACCCAACGTGCCGGGCATTTTGCTAAAAGGCTGAAGCAGATGGCTATTGAATTCATGGTGTTCGTTGGGTTATTGCTGGTCTTTGGCGTACTTTCCAGCTGGTGGCTCTATCATGCTGAAAGACGACGTCTTGCTGAAGCACGCGAGTATGAAAAAGAGATGGCCCGCCAGCACGAGGAAGCGGTCCTGGGCAGGGCTGCGGGAACCATCGCCCATGAGATACGCAACCCGTTGAATGCAATAAATATGGGCCTTCAGCGCTTACAATTGGAAACTGAAGGGCTCGATCCGGAGCATCTTGATCTGCTGGTTTCCATGCGGCAAGCGGTGGCGAGATCCAACGGAATTATCACCAATCTCCAGCAATATGTTCGTTCCTTCGAAGTAACGAAGGAGCAGGTTAAGCTGTTGCCCCTGATTCGCTCAGTGCTGGATCTTTATGGTGCAGCCTGTAAAGCGCAGGGGGTTGAGGTTGTGCTGGAGGCAGATGCGGAATATACTGTGCCGGGTGACACAGGACTTTTGGGCCAGCTTTTTGAAAATGTTATCAAGAATGGTGTGGAAGCTCAGTCCCATGGAGGCTATTGCCGGATTTCTGTGAGTGGTAGCGATACCTATTGTCGGGTAAGGTTGGAAAATGGTGGTTTTCTCCTCTCCGAGGACGACAGCAAACAGCTGTTTGAGCCATACTTTACCTCAAAGGTCCAGGGAACCGGTCTGGGGCTGGCTATTAGCCAGAAAATTGTCGAGGCCCATGGCGGGAGTATTGCGGCTGAACCCGATATCGACAGGCAAAGCCTTGTTTTGCTCATAGATCTGCCACGAAAATAG
- a CDS encoding AMP-binding protein has product MLLHHHFINSAKQFGDKLAIHDFTTNKKVSYDRALIASLILTGIFRKLEKGNIGLMLPTSAGCILAKIAILMSGRTPVMINYSTGAEQNCRFAQDKCDFKSIITSKALLEKIECPYVDGMIYIEDIMDNINGFQKVKAALLSKLPPNLLKKLLYNGPDRSNATILFTSGSEKDPKAVQLTHRNILANIESATERFKFTNDEVFLSTLPYFHVFGMTVNMWIPLYHGNTILTYANPLEYNKVCEIARKHSPTLMVGTPSFFWGYLRKSESGDFDSLRIALCGADKCPDSLRDAFKEKHGITLLEGYGATECSPVISANCPEDNCPGSVGKPLAGVQVRIENYETGEECAPGEDGRILIKGENVMRGYFNDFEQTSLHIRRGWYDTGDMGNIDANGYLWHVGRLKRFVKIGGEMVSLVKIEDVLEKMLPTDALCSVVEVPDAVKGAKIVAVTTVEVDKKSIMKQMAEHLPAIAIPKTFMVMENVPKMGSGKIDFRTLTEIARTELLQDRKKKK; this is encoded by the coding sequence GTGCTATTACACCACCATTTCATCAATTCCGCCAAGCAGTTTGGCGATAAGCTCGCAATTCATGACTTTACCACCAACAAAAAGGTAAGTTATGACAGAGCGTTAATCGCATCCCTCATCCTTACAGGGATTTTTCGAAAACTGGAGAAAGGTAACATTGGTTTGATGCTGCCGACATCTGCCGGTTGCATACTTGCCAAGATCGCCATCCTCATGAGTGGCCGAACTCCGGTAATGATAAATTACTCCACCGGAGCAGAGCAGAATTGCCGTTTCGCCCAGGATAAATGTGACTTCAAGTCGATTATCACTTCCAAGGCGCTGCTGGAGAAGATTGAGTGTCCATATGTAGACGGCATGATCTACATCGAGGACATCATGGATAACATCAATGGCTTCCAGAAAGTAAAAGCCGCCCTGTTGTCCAAACTGCCTCCCAACCTTTTGAAAAAACTACTCTATAATGGCCCCGATCGCTCCAATGCGACCATCCTCTTTACCAGCGGCAGTGAAAAAGATCCCAAAGCGGTTCAGTTGACCCACAGAAATATCCTGGCCAACATCGAATCCGCTACCGAAAGGTTCAAGTTCACCAACGATGAGGTTTTCCTTTCTACCTTGCCGTATTTCCACGTATTCGGCATGACCGTGAATATGTGGATTCCCCTCTATCACGGCAACACCATCCTTACCTACGCCAATCCACTGGAATACAATAAGGTTTGTGAGATTGCCCGAAAGCATTCACCAACTCTGATGGTCGGTACCCCAAGCTTCTTCTGGGGCTATCTGCGTAAGTCAGAGAGTGGAGATTTCGATTCACTTCGTATCGCTCTCTGCGGCGCCGACAAATGTCCCGATTCACTGCGCGATGCCTTCAAGGAAAAACACGGCATCACCCTGCTGGAAGGGTATGGCGCCACCGAGTGTTCCCCGGTTATTTCAGCAAACTGCCCCGAAGACAACTGTCCGGGTAGTGTGGGCAAACCTCTGGCGGGAGTACAGGTACGTATCGAAAATTATGAAACCGGCGAAGAGTGCGCACCCGGTGAGGATGGCCGTATCCTGATCAAAGGCGAGAACGTCATGCGGGGCTATTTCAACGATTTCGAGCAGACTTCCCTGCATATTCGTCGTGGCTGGTATGATACTGGTGATATGGGCAACATCGACGCCAACGGTTACCTCTGGCATGTCGGCCGCCTGAAACGGTTTGTGAAGATCGGCGGGGAGATGGTCTCCCTGGTGAAGATTGAAGATGTTCTCGAAAAAATGCTTCCCACCGATGCGCTCTGTTCCGTCGTTGAAGTTCCCGATGCGGTGAAAGGGGCCAAGATCGTGGCTGTCACCACAGTCGAGGTTGATAAGAAATCGATCATGAAGCAGATGGCCGAACATCTGCCCGCCATCGCCATTCCCAAAACCTTCATGGTTATGGAAAATGTGCCCAAGATGGGCAGTGGTAAAATCGACTTCAGAACACTGACTGAGATTGCCAGAACAGAGCTGCTTCAAGATCGGAAAAAGAAAAAGTAA
- a CDS encoding sigma-54-dependent transcriptional regulator yields MRILIVDDEQMQREMLQGFLEKKGYSVCTASGGEEALRLFRSEPVQLVLLDHRMEDMNGDEVLAHMRRESPLIRAIMITAFGSVTTAVKVMQLGADDFLEKPVDLLELLEKIDRIEQELVAAEEADEVTATLVQQELPVNIIGSSREMQDLLSLVHRAAPVEWPTLIRGETGTGKELVAKCIHLLGERKDGPFVEVNCAAVPESLFESELFGHEKGAFTGASNMRRGRFELADKGTLFLDEVGELPLQMQAKLLRALQEKTINRVGSETNLKIDVRVIAATNRDLKKMVAEGSFREDLYFRLNVLELFIPPLRERRGDIVELAEHFLTRHGRGISFDPEALSVFVKYDFPGNVRELEHIIQRMVTFARGRVIRMSDLPAEVREQPENGGMLSERLANVERRMLLSALKEHGWVQTRAADSLGISERVLRYKMKKYGIENSMS; encoded by the coding sequence ATGCGTATTCTGATTGTTGATGATGAGCAGATGCAGCGGGAGATGCTGCAGGGCTTTCTGGAGAAAAAAGGCTACTCGGTATGTACCGCCTCAGGTGGAGAGGAAGCACTTCGCCTTTTCAGGTCTGAACCGGTACAGTTGGTATTGCTCGATCATCGCATGGAAGACATGAACGGGGATGAGGTGCTGGCCCATATGCGTCGGGAGTCGCCGTTGATACGCGCGATTATGATCACCGCCTTTGGCAGTGTGACGACTGCAGTCAAGGTGATGCAACTTGGTGCCGATGACTTTCTGGAAAAACCGGTAGACCTTTTGGAGTTGCTGGAAAAAATCGATCGTATAGAACAGGAGCTTGTAGCGGCCGAAGAGGCAGACGAGGTTACTGCTACTCTGGTGCAGCAGGAGCTGCCGGTGAATATCATTGGCTCAAGCCGGGAAATGCAGGATCTGCTTTCGCTGGTGCATCGGGCGGCGCCGGTGGAGTGGCCGACGCTTATCCGCGGGGAGACCGGTACCGGCAAGGAGTTGGTGGCAAAATGTATCCATTTGCTTGGCGAACGTAAAGATGGCCCTTTTGTGGAGGTGAACTGTGCAGCGGTTCCGGAATCTCTCTTTGAATCAGAGCTCTTCGGGCACGAGAAGGGCGCTTTTACCGGCGCTTCCAATATGCGCCGGGGCCGTTTTGAGCTGGCGGATAAAGGAACACTCTTTCTTGATGAGGTAGGGGAATTACCACTGCAGATGCAGGCCAAACTTCTCCGTGCCCTGCAGGAGAAAACCATCAATCGGGTGGGCAGTGAAACCAACCTGAAAATCGATGTACGGGTTATTGCGGCAACCAACCGGGATCTGAAAAAAATGGTAGCAGAAGGCAGCTTCAGAGAAGATCTCTACTTTCGCTTAAATGTGCTGGAACTCTTTATTCCACCGCTGAGAGAGCGTCGCGGGGACATTGTCGAGCTGGCCGAACATTTTCTCACCAGGCATGGTCGCGGAATCAGCTTTGATCCGGAAGCTCTGAGTGTGTTTGTCAAATACGACTTTCCCGGTAATGTCAGGGAACTGGAACATATCATTCAGCGAATGGTTACCTTTGCCCGCGGCAGAGTCATCAGGATGAGTGATCTCCCTGCCGAGGTACGGGAGCAGCCGGAGAATGGTGGCATGCTCAGCGAACGTCTGGCCAATGTGGAGCGGCGTATGCTGCTGTCTGCTCTTAAGGAGCATGGCTGGGTCCAGACCAGGGCCGCAGACTCCCTGGGTATCAGTGAGCGTGTCCTGCGCTATAAGATGAAGAAGTATGGTATAGAAAACAGTATGAGTTAA
- a CDS encoding iron-containing alcohol dehydrogenase: protein MATQEMVYGYFIPSVTLIGIGASKEIPAKIKALGGTKPLIVADKGITAAGITKTVTDMLEADGMECVVYDETIPNPTDNNVHAGVESYKMNKCDSLITLGGGSAHDCGKGIGLVIANGGTIHDYEGVDKSANPMPPYVAVNTTAGTASEMTRFCIITDTSRKVKMAIVDWRVTPGVAIDDPMLMVGMPPALTAATGMDALTHAVEAYVSTIANPMTDSAAEKAIELIAKHLRPAVANGEDIDAREGMCFAQYLAGMAFNNASLGHVHAMAHQLGGFYDLPHGECNAILLPHVSRFNLIAKVDRFVKIAELMGENTEGLSPRAAAELALSAIQKLSTDIGIPAGLVELGKRYGKEVKAEDIGTMTANAQVDACGLTNPRRPTDDDVKAIYTAAL, encoded by the coding sequence ATGGCTACACAGGAAATGGTTTATGGCTACTTCATCCCAAGCGTTACCCTGATCGGCATTGGTGCAAGCAAAGAGATTCCAGCCAAAATCAAAGCTCTTGGTGGAACAAAGCCCCTTATTGTTGCAGACAAAGGTATCACAGCCGCAGGTATTACCAAGACAGTAACCGATATGTTGGAAGCGGATGGCATGGAATGTGTTGTTTACGATGAGACCATTCCAAATCCGACCGATAATAATGTTCATGCGGGTGTTGAGTCCTACAAAATGAACAAGTGTGACAGCCTGATCACCCTTGGTGGTGGTAGCGCCCATGATTGCGGTAAGGGCATTGGCCTGGTGATCGCAAACGGCGGCACCATCCATGATTATGAGGGTGTTGATAAATCAGCCAATCCCATGCCTCCGTATGTAGCGGTAAACACCACAGCCGGAACTGCTTCAGAAATGACCCGCTTCTGTATCATCACTGATACCAGCCGAAAGGTGAAGATGGCCATCGTAGACTGGCGCGTGACCCCGGGTGTCGCCATTGATGACCCGATGCTGATGGTAGGAATGCCTCCCGCGCTGACCGCTGCAACCGGTATGGACGCCCTGACCCACGCAGTTGAAGCCTATGTGTCCACTATCGCCAACCCCATGACCGACTCTGCAGCAGAAAAAGCTATCGAGCTTATCGCCAAACATCTTCGACCGGCAGTGGCTAATGGTGAAGATATTGATGCTCGCGAAGGTATGTGCTTTGCCCAGTATCTGGCTGGTATGGCTTTCAACAACGCCAGTCTCGGCCATGTGCATGCAATGGCACATCAGCTCGGCGGTTTTTATGACCTGCCCCATGGTGAGTGCAATGCCATCCTGCTGCCACATGTCAGCCGTTTCAACCTGATCGCCAAGGTGGATCGTTTCGTCAAGATCGCTGAACTCATGGGCGAGAACACCGAAGGGTTGTCACCGCGTGCAGCGGCTGAACTGGCACTTTCTGCAATTCAGAAACTCTCCACCGATATCGGCATCCCGGCCGGTCTGGTCGAGTTGGGCAAGCGCTACGGTAAAGAGGTCAAGGCTGAAGATATCGGCACCATGACCGCCAACGCCCAGGTTGACGCCTGCGGGTTGACCAATCCACGCCGACCTACCGATGACGATGTAAAGGCTATTTACACCGCCGCGTTATAA
- a CDS encoding sigma-54-dependent transcriptional regulator, whose protein sequence is MEEKKYNILVIDDEEPIRRLLQNELSNSYRAVHVAGCGAEGLKKARDYWFDVVLLDLSLPDVHDLELLITIRESVPDCEVIMITGHGDIDSAVQSMKLGACDFIRKPFNLDRLELIVEKAHQRVMLARENAILRHSADSGSVAVNFIGNSKAVKDIKFLVEKVAPARIPVLITGESGVGKDVVARLIHQRSGCGANPMIAKNCASLQKELARSELFGHIKGAFTGATETREGLLAFANDSTLFLDEIGELPLAVQASLLRALETKSYRRIGEKEERTVNTRFLFATNRVLLEEVENGRFNEAFFHRINAFTIEIPPLRERKEDLSLLVDYFLNALSPDGSDYRIIDTAMDCVLRYHWPGNIRELRNVLERAIILAENGLITERCLPHDLAGGAAEECSPLSLETVERQHIIKMLDYFSGNRQKTAESLGISRKTLYRKLARYED, encoded by the coding sequence ATGGAAGAAAAAAAATACAATATTCTGGTAATTGATGATGAGGAGCCGATTCGCAGACTTTTGCAGAATGAATTGAGCAACTCATATCGGGCAGTGCATGTGGCAGGGTGCGGGGCAGAAGGTCTGAAAAAGGCCCGTGACTACTGGTTTGACGTAGTCTTGCTCGATCTCAGTTTGCCCGATGTCCATGATCTGGAGTTGTTGATAACGATCCGGGAGTCTGTGCCCGATTGTGAAGTTATTATGATCACCGGCCATGGTGACATCGACAGCGCTGTGCAATCCATGAAACTCGGTGCCTGCGACTTTATCCGCAAGCCTTTCAATCTGGATCGGCTGGAACTGATAGTGGAAAAGGCACACCAGCGGGTGATGCTGGCACGTGAGAATGCGATCCTGCGTCATAGTGCCGACAGCGGCAGCGTAGCCGTCAATTTTATCGGCAACTCCAAAGCGGTAAAGGATATAAAATTTCTGGTGGAAAAAGTCGCACCAGCCAGAATTCCGGTACTCATTACCGGTGAATCGGGGGTGGGCAAAGACGTTGTCGCCCGGCTCATCCACCAGCGTTCCGGCTGTGGCGCCAACCCGATGATTGCCAAGAACTGTGCTTCGCTGCAGAAGGAACTAGCTCGAAGCGAGCTCTTTGGTCATATCAAGGGCGCTTTTACCGGAGCAACTGAAACCCGTGAAGGACTGTTGGCATTTGCCAATGATTCAACGCTCTTTTTAGATGAGATAGGCGAGTTGCCGTTGGCTGTTCAGGCTTCCCTGCTGCGGGCTCTGGAGACCAAAAGTTATCGAAGAATCGGCGAAAAGGAGGAGCGAACGGTCAACACCCGCTTTCTTTTTGCCACGAACCGGGTGCTGCTCGAAGAAGTTGAAAATGGCCGTTTCAACGAGGCTTTTTTCCACCGTATCAATGCCTTTACTATCGAGATTCCACCTCTTCGGGAGCGGAAAGAGGACCTGTCGCTGCTGGTCGACTATTTTCTGAACGCCTTGAGCCCGGATGGCAGCGATTACAGGATAATTGACACGGCCATGGACTGTGTGCTGCGTTATCACTGGCCTGGCAATATCCGGGAACTTCGTAATGTGCTGGAGCGGGCAATAATTCTGGCTGAGAATGGTCTTATTACCGAGCGGTGTCTGCCCCATGATCTGGCGGGCGGTGCTGCCGAGGAGTGTTCACCGCTGTCTCTGGAGACAGTTGAGCGCCAGCATATCATCAAGATGCTCGATTACTTTTCCGGTAATCGCCAGAAAACTGCGGAGTCTCTCGGAATAAGCAGAAAGACTCTCTATAGAAAGCTCGCCCGGTATGAAGATTAA